In the genome of Streptomyces violaceoruber, the window AGGCCGTGCTCGGCCTTGAGCCAGGCGACGAGTTCCATGTGCTTGGTGAGCGGCGAGGACCGGATGAGGTCCTTCCACTCCGCGACCGGGCGGCCGTACTTCTTCTCGATGGACGGGAAGTACGAGGCCGGGCCCTTCACGGTGGCGGTCATGTCGATGCGCTCCCTGGGGACGAGGTGCGGGGTACGGGTCACGAGTGGTGTCGTGCTCTTCGGACCGCGGCCGGCCCGGGAAGTGATCGGCGGCCGCATGTGATGCGCGTCACCCGACCTTCAGCGAGGTGAAGCGGGGCCACTGCCGCTCCGGCCCGTCGTTGCGCACGCTGAGCGAGAAGCCCCCGGCGCCCTCCGCGACCCGCCACCGGCCCGCGCGGACCGCCGCGCAGGTCTCGCCGTCGACGCTCACCCGCACGTGCCGCGGGGTCACGGAGACGGTGATCCGGTGGGTGGCGGAGGGCTTCAGCCGGCAGCTCCGCCGGTCGCCGGTTGTCTCCGGGTCCGCCGTGGTGAGGCTCGCCGTGTGGTGGCCGACGGAGAGCGACACGGGATGTCCGCTGCCCGCCCGCAGGGTGATTCCCGCGCTGTTGGAGGTGCCGTGCAGGCCTCCGACGGCGGCGCGCAGGCGGTAGTCGGTCCAGTCGGCGGTGGCGAACGGGCGGTAGTCGGCCGAGGCGTACGCCGTGCCGGCCGGGGGGCGGCTGCCGCCGGTGAGCATCCCGGGCCCGGCCTGCCCGGTGGCGCCGGTCGTCTGCCAGTGCGCCGGGTGGGCCAGCGGCCGGTCGGCGTCCTGCGGCGTCACCGTGGCCCAGCGGCCCAGTTCGCGCAGCAGACCGGCCGCGGTGGTGTCCCGGGTGACCTCGAGGCGCTGCACCTGTCCGGCGGCGGCCGCACGCGGACCGGCCGGCAGCGGACGCGCCGCGCTGTTGGTGAGCGTGGCCGTGAAGCGCTCCCGCAGCATGGAGCGCAGGGCGTCGGCGTCGCGCGCGCCCAGGTTGGACTCGTCCAGCCGTTCCGAGAAGGGGTAGGCGAAGAGCCGGGGGCGGGGCAGGTCGTGCCGTACGAGGTCGCGGATCGACCGGTCGAGGTCCGCCGCGACCCGGCGCCGGTACTCGTCGGAGGTCTCCACGCGCCCCTCGTCCGCGAGCCACAGCCGGTTGGTGAACACCGACCGCTCGTGTCCGGCGGCGTCCACCGCCGCCCGTTCGTGGCTGAGGCGGGTGTGGGCCTGGAAGTCCCAGCGCCCCGACCGCGCCATCCGTTCCACCTCGGGCCAGGAGAGGTAGTACGGCCGGTGGGTGCCCACCTGTCCGGTGATCAGGTAAGCGGCCGCCTTCATTCCGTACCTGGCCAGGACCGGGTCGGCGTGCGTCCACAGTCCGTGCGTGCCGTCGTCGAAGGTGAGGTGGACGGTGCGCGGTCCCGGGGTGCGGCCGGTGCGCAGGAAGCCGGTGAACTCCCGGGTGGTCAGCGTGCGGTAGCCGGCGTCCCGCAGGGCACGCAGCTGGGCGTCGAAGTGCTCCGGGGAGACGGTGTAGCGGCTGCGGTCGTCGGGGCCCACGTCGTGGTAGGCGAGGACCACGGGCGCGTTCCGGGCGGGCGCCGGCTCGGCGTCCGCGCCGAGGCCGGGGCCGCCGTCACCGGAGGACGGTGCGGGAGGCGCGGCCTGTTCGGCCACCGCGCGCCGGAGGGTGTCGTACTGCCAGGCGGCGGTGAAGGGCAGGGCCACGACGGCCGCCGTGAGCAGTCCGAGGGCGGCGCGCAGCAGGGGGCGCCCGTCCGGCATCCGCCGGGGCCGGTTTCCACGGGAGCCGTCGCTGCTCACAGCCACCGTCCCCGGGTGACGACGAACACGTAGACCAGGGCGACGGCGGCGCAGGTGAGGCCGACGGCGAGCGAGCGGCCCAGTCCGCGCAGCAGGACTCTCATGCGGCACTCCTCGACCAGACGCCGCGGCGCAGCGTGAGCAGGGCGTACGGCAGCAGCCAGGCCAGTACGCAGCAGGACAGCAGGCTCATCAGGGGGCGGCAGCGCCAGGCGCGGTCCCCGGGGTGGTCGAGCCGGTAGGCGAGGCCCCAGACGCAGCCCTTGAGGACGACCCCGCCCAGGTACAGCAGGGTCAGCGGGCCGGCCAGGTGCAGCGGGGCCCACAGCAGGTGCCGGACGACCAGGACCGGTGCCGCGATCACCCACAGGGCGTGCCCGTAGTACAGGGCGGCGGCGGCCGGGCCCCGGCGCCACATGAAGCGGCCGGTGAAGAAGAGGTTCCTGATGAAGCTCTTCTTCCAGCGGATCTGCTGGCGCAGGAAGGAGCCGGGGCGGGACGGCACCCGGGTCCACACGCGGGCCGCACGGGTGTAGCCGACCTCCCAGCGCAGCTCGGGGTAGTCGTGGTCGCGGACGAAGGGGGAGTCGGCGTGCCGGTCCTTGAGGGCGCGGCCGTGCCAGGCCTGTCCCAGGACGTAGCCGGTGAGCTGGCGGTCGGTGGCGAAGCGGAAGGGGGCACCGAGGAAGCGGTCCTCGGCCCAGGCGGGCAGGTAGTTCCAGACAGCTTCCCGGCGGAAGGCGGCGAGCGGTCCGGAGACGCAGGTCACCGAGCCGAAGGCGGCCTCGGCGGCCTTGCTGATGCGGAACTGCCCCTCGTACCAGATGTCCTGGACCCGGGCCAGCAGACCGGCGTCGGTGTTGAGTGCCCGGCAGTGTCCGCCGACCGCCCCCAGTTCGGGGTGCCGGACCAGGGCGGTCACGCAGTGCCGTACGGCGTCCGGGGCGACGACGCAGTCGGAGTCGGTGAACAGCAGCACGTCCCCGTCGGCGACGGCGCAGGCGCGGACCAGCGCGCCCTTCTTGCCGAGGTTCTCCTCCAGCCGGATCAGGGTGAGCGGCAGCTCCGCGGCGAGGCGTTCCAGTACGTCAGGGGTGCCGTCGTCGGAGGCGTCGTCGACCACGACGAGCTGCACGTCGGGGTAGTCCACGCCGGCCATGGAGCGCACGCAGGCCTCGATGTGCGCGCGTTCGTTGCGTACGGCCAGCAGGAAGCTCACCCGGGGCCGCGCGGGCAGGGCGGGAAAGGCCTCGGCGTGGCGCGGGCGGCTGCGCAACGGGCGTACGGCCGGGTCGTCGTAGCGGCTGTAGGCGAGGTGGAGGAGGCAGACGGTGCCGGCCAGGACCGCCAGGCCGTAGAGCGCGAGCGGGTCGAAGGCGTGCGGCAGGCGGACGGCGCCGCGGGCCAGCAGCAGGAGGAGGGGCAGCAGGGCGAGCAGGGTGAGCAGCCGCACGACGTCGCGGCGGACGCGCGGGTCCAGGGCGTCGAGGCGGGTGCCGAGCCGGTGGCGGGCGGCGGAGCGGACGGGGGCGGCGGGGCCGTGGCCGGGGCGCAGGACGGTCATGCGGTGGCCTCCGCCGCGGGAGGGACGCCGGTGGCGGCCCGCGCCGCCGCCTTGGTGAGCGGGCCGCGCTGGCGGGTGTCCAGGACGGGCGGGGCGTCGTCGGCGCACAGCCAGGTCAGGTCGTGCACGGGATGGACGGTGTTCAGGACGACCAGGTCCCAGGGCCGGGTGTGCGGGTCGGGCAGGTGGTGCAGCGCGTCCGCGCCGAGGCGGAGCGAGGGCACCAGGGGGTCGCAGTAGGCGACGTGCGCGCCGGCCTCGGCGAGCCCGGCGAGGATCTCCAGGGCGGGGCTCTCCCGGACGTCGGCCACGCCCTCCTTGTAGGCGACGCCGATCAGCAGGACGCGGGCGCCGTGCGCGGGGACGGCGGAGTCCGCGAGCAGGTCGAGGGCGCGTTCGGTGATCCGTGCGGGCCGGCGGCTGTTGGCCGCGAGGGCGGTGGCGACCAGCGGCGCCTGCTGCCGGACCTTGCCCAGCTGCCAGAGCAGGTAGTGCGGGTCGCACGGGATGCAGTGACCGCCGACGCCGGGCCCCGGGTAGAAGGGCATGAAGCCGTACGGCTTGGTCGCGGCGGCCTCGATCACCGGGGCCGGGGCCAGGCCGAGGGAGTGGCACGCGTCGGCGAGTTCGTTGGCCAGGGCGATGTTGACGGCGCGGTAGGTGTTCTCCCAGAGCTTGGCCATCTCGGCGGTCTCGGGGTCGGGGACCGTCCGGACGGCGGAGGCCGTCGGGGCCAGCAGGTCCGCGGCGGCGCGGCTGCTGCGCGGTCCGGCGCCGCCGACCAGGCGCGGGGTGCGTTCGGGGGTGTGGCGTTCGTTGCCGGGGTCGATCCGCTCGGGGGCGAAGGCGACGTACACGTCCTCGTCGACGGTGAGCCCGCGGGCCCGCAGCGGTTCGACCAGCAGGTCACGGGTGGTGCCGACGTAGCTGGTGGAGGTGAGCACGATCAACTGGCCGGGCACGGCGTGCTCCACCACGGAGGCGCAGGCGGCGGACAGCGCGGCGAGGTCGGGCCGGCGCCGGGCGTCGACGGGGGTGGGCACACAGATGACCACGGCGTCGGCGTCGCGCACCGCCGTGGCGTCCGGGGTGAGCCGGAAGCGGTCGCCTGCCGAGGCGCAGGCCAGTTGCGCGTGGTGCAGCGGGAGCAGGTCCACGGCTCCGCGTGCGATGTCCCGCAGCCGCTCCGGGCTGCTGTCGACGCCGATGACGGTGGCGCCCGCGTCGCAGAGGGCGAGTGCGGTGGGCAGGCCCACGTAGCCGAGCCCGACGACCGCGACGGTTGGTCCGGATACATCAAAGTGCGAACTGTCCGACTTGAATTTCACCTTTCGTCATATAGACGCACCGCACGGAGGCCGGTTTCCCCGACACACATGCCGCCGCACACGCCAGGGCCCCTTCACCCGGGCGGGCGTGTGAAGCGGATCACCGCAATCCCCTTTTGGTTGAAGCTTGAACTTCTTTGCCGTAGTGTCGTCGGCGTCAACGGCCCCCGGTCCCCACACCGCGCGGAGCCGACGCACCCCCGGAGAAAGATCACGCATGTCTCTCGTTCTTGACCCCGCCGCCCAGGACCTGCTGTTCCGCGAGGCCCGCACGGCGAACACCTTCACCGACGAGCCGGTGACCGACGAGCAGGTGCAGGCGATCTACGACCTGGTCAAGTACGGCCCGACCGCCTTCAACCAGTCGCCGCTGCGCATCACGCTGGTCCGCTCCCCCGAGGCCCGCGAGCGCCTGGTCGCCCACATGGCCGAGGGCAACCGGCCCAAGACCGCCGCCGCCCCGCTGGTCGCCATCCTGTCCGCGGACAACGAGTTCCACGAGGAGCTGCCGGAGCTCTTCCCGCACTTCCCCGCCGCGAAGGACGCCTTCTTCAGCGAGCGTCCGGTCCGCGAGGGCGCGGCCACCCTGAACGCCGCCCTCCAGGCCGCGTACTTCATCGTCGGCGTCCGCGCCGCGGGTCTGGCCGCCGGACCGATGACCGGCCTCGACTTCGAGGGCGTGCGCAAGGAGTTCCTGGACGACGACCACACCCCGCTGATGGTCGTGAACATCGGCCGTCCGGGCCCGGACGCCTGGTTCCCGCGCTCCCCGCGGCTGGCCTACGACCAGGTCGTCACCACGGTCTGAGGCACCGCACACCGCACACCACGACGAAGCCCCCGGCAGCTCGCCGGGGGCTTCGTCGTGGTGTGCGGTGTGCGGTGTGCGATCCGGGCCGCGCGCCCGGGGGCCGGTGCCGGTGGCCGGTGGCCGGTGGCCGGTGGCCGGTGGCCTGTGGCCGGTCAGGCCAGTTTCAGGGCCGCCGCCATCTTGCCGAGCTGCTCGAACGACCCGGTGCCGGCCACGACCGTCGTCGCGCCCTTCATGTCGCCGGTGCCGTCCAGCACCAGCGCGTCGTACCGGCCGCCCGTGTACCGCGTCCAGGTCCGGCCGCCGATCTCCTCGGTCCGCTCGGTCGCCTGCCCGCCCTGGCTGGCGTCGTGGATGAACGTGGACGGCTTCTTCGTGGACTGCTCGACCGCCACGTACTCGCCGTCCGGGGTCCGGAACCCCAGGTGCCAGGCGTCGGAGTCGTCACCGCGGAAGCGCACGGAGGTCGGCTTCCAGTCCTCGGACAGCCCCTCGGGCGCCGCCACCGGATACGCCGCGGCGCGCTGCGCGGTCAGCAGCTCGACCCGGTAGTCGACCCGCTTGACGTCCGGTTCGCCGTCGTCGTGCGGGATGAAGATCCAGATCACGCCCGCCGCGAGGACGATGACCCCGAGGGACAGAATCATGTCCCGGGCCGACTTCTGCTTGCCTTTCATACCTGCCACGCCCCCTATCGTCGCAGGTGCCCGCTCCGCTCATACGTGGGGTCCCCTGCTCATTTTGTCGGACTGACGATAGAGTCGTGGCCATACCCTCATCCGGCCGTCGTCGTATCAGAAAGGTGCGTTCCGATGACCGAGCATCATCTCCCGTCCGAGCTGGACGTCCCCTCGGAGGC includes:
- a CDS encoding glycosyltransferase family 2 protein; the protein is MTVLRPGHGPAAPVRSAARHRLGTRLDALDPRVRRDVVRLLTLLALLPLLLLLARGAVRLPHAFDPLALYGLAVLAGTVCLLHLAYSRYDDPAVRPLRSRPRHAEAFPALPARPRVSFLLAVRNERAHIEACVRSMAGVDYPDVQLVVVDDASDDGTPDVLERLAAELPLTLIRLEENLGKKGALVRACAVADGDVLLFTDSDCVVAPDAVRHCVTALVRHPELGAVGGHCRALNTDAGLLARVQDIWYEGQFRISKAAEAAFGSVTCVSGPLAAFRREAVWNYLPAWAEDRFLGAPFRFATDRQLTGYVLGQAWHGRALKDRHADSPFVRDHDYPELRWEVGYTRAARVWTRVPSRPGSFLRQQIRWKKSFIRNLFFTGRFMWRRGPAAAALYYGHALWVIAAPVLVVRHLLWAPLHLAGPLTLLYLGGVVLKGCVWGLAYRLDHPGDRAWRCRPLMSLLSCCVLAWLLPYALLTLRRGVWSRSAA
- a CDS encoding DUF4287 domain-containing protein, coding for MTATVKGPASYFPSIEKKYGRPVAEWKDLIRSSPLTKHMELVAWLKAEHGLGHGHANALVAHTLAEGPAKG
- a CDS encoding DUF4245 domain-containing protein, translating into MKGKQKSARDMILSLGVIVLAAGVIWIFIPHDDGEPDVKRVDYRVELLTAQRAAAYPVAAPEGLSEDWKPTSVRFRGDDSDAWHLGFRTPDGEYVAVEQSTKKPSTFIHDASQGGQATERTEEIGGRTWTRYTGGRYDALVLDGTGDMKGATTVVAGTGSFEQLGKMAAALKLA
- a CDS encoding nucleotide sugar dehydrogenase encodes the protein MKFKSDSSHFDVSGPTVAVVGLGYVGLPTALALCDAGATVIGVDSSPERLRDIARGAVDLLPLHHAQLACASAGDRFRLTPDATAVRDADAVVICVPTPVDARRRPDLAALSAACASVVEHAVPGQLIVLTSTSYVGTTRDLLVEPLRARGLTVDEDVYVAFAPERIDPGNERHTPERTPRLVGGAGPRSSRAAADLLAPTASAVRTVPDPETAEMAKLWENTYRAVNIALANELADACHSLGLAPAPVIEAAATKPYGFMPFYPGPGVGGHCIPCDPHYLLWQLGKVRQQAPLVATALAANSRRPARITERALDLLADSAVPAHGARVLLIGVAYKEGVADVRESPALEILAGLAEAGAHVAYCDPLVPSLRLGADALHHLPDPHTRPWDLVVLNTVHPVHDLTWLCADDAPPVLDTRQRGPLTKAAARAATGVPPAAEATA
- a CDS encoding polysaccharide deacetylase family protein; the encoded protein is MSSDGSRGNRPRRMPDGRPLLRAALGLLTAAVVALPFTAAWQYDTLRRAVAEQAAPPAPSSGDGGPGLGADAEPAPARNAPVVLAYHDVGPDDRSRYTVSPEHFDAQLRALRDAGYRTLTTREFTGFLRTGRTPGPRTVHLTFDDGTHGLWTHADPVLARYGMKAAAYLITGQVGTHRPYYLSWPEVERMARSGRWDFQAHTRLSHERAAVDAAGHERSVFTNRLWLADEGRVETSDEYRRRVAADLDRSIRDLVRHDLPRPRLFAYPFSERLDESNLGARDADALRSMLRERFTATLTNSAARPLPAGPRAAAAGQVQRLEVTRDTTAAGLLRELGRWATVTPQDADRPLAHPAHWQTTGATGQAGPGMLTGGSRPPAGTAYASADYRPFATADWTDYRLRAAVGGLHGTSNSAGITLRAGSGHPVSLSVGHHTASLTTADPETTGDRRSCRLKPSATHRITVSVTPRHVRVSVDGETCAAVRAGRWRVAEGAGGFSLSVRNDGPERQWPRFTSLKVG
- a CDS encoding malonic semialdehyde reductase; translated protein: MSLVLDPAAQDLLFREARTANTFTDEPVTDEQVQAIYDLVKYGPTAFNQSPLRITLVRSPEARERLVAHMAEGNRPKTAAAPLVAILSADNEFHEELPELFPHFPAAKDAFFSERPVREGAATLNAALQAAYFIVGVRAAGLAAGPMTGLDFEGVRKEFLDDDHTPLMVVNIGRPGPDAWFPRSPRLAYDQVVTTV